AAGCATACCGCTGGACTGATTCTGAAAGCGTAAACGTATCAGTTTTCGCAGAATCCAAGGTAATGAGAGTGACCGAATCCCCGACGTGCGCCCAGTGGTTTGCCATCATGGTGGCAACACCTTCTGCACCGCCGAAGCTGAGAGAAGGAACCGTAATCGTCAGTCTTCGAGACAAAGTATTCGATGCCCTTCATGTAAGCTGTTGTCAGAATAAGAGATACAACAGCGAAATATGTACACGGTCCACGGAATTAAGCGTATCGGATCTGAGGTAGATCGGCAAGGGGGAAACGTTCCAGTGAAACTTCCTCTTTAAAATTTGCTCTACACGATCATTCGAAAATCTGTTACATTTCGGCTCCATTCTTCGGTCTCTCATCTCCAGATGGACTGGCATAGTTTTCCACAGATTCCTACTTCTTTTCCGTCATACACATTACCACGGATGGTACTATGGCCCTGATACCCAAATTCAAACTTCCGTTCCTCAGATCATGGAAATCACGTGGGCTGACTTTATTACTGGTCAGTCTGCTTGGTGGAGGAATGTTTCATTTTGGAATCAAACCGAAGCAGGTCACAAACTGGATTACTGATTTCGTCTCTTCTACGATTTCCAGTTCGACGCCATCAGACTGGGATTCCACCGAAATTGACCTGCCGCAATCTGAAAATACTATTCGGATCGCTACATTTAATATTCAGGTGTTTGGTCAAAGCAAAATGAAAAAACCACAAGTACCTCAAATTCTGGCACGTATTATCCAGCAGTTTGATGTAGTCGCTGTACAGGAAATTCGTTCGCAGGATCAATCATTTATGGACGAATTCTTGAGCATTGTTAACTCTGGAAACCACCGTTATGCCTACCTGATTGGTCCCAGATTGGGAAGAACTGCCAGCAAGGAACAGTACGCCTACTTCTATAATACCGAACGAATTGCTGTAAACGACAAATGGACTTATACGGTGATCGACAAATACGACAAGTTGCATCGCCCCCCTTACATTGCTCATTTTCAGACATTGAGCTCTTCCAGCAAGCAGCCGTTTACGTTTTCTTTAATCAATATTCACACCGACCCGGATGAAACGAAACAAGAACTGAATGTTCTGGACGATGTTTACCGAGTCGTTTCCAACGATGGCAGCCAGGAAGACGATGTCATCTTGCTTGGCGATTTGAATGTTAATGATCGGAATCTGGGAGAGCTGGGAATGGTCCCCGATCTCATGTGGACCGTCTCCAAAACCCCCACGAATACCCGAAAATCAAAACAATATGACAATATCTTGTTCAGCCGTCACCGTTCGCAGGAATTCACCGGAAAGTCTGGCATTTATGATTTCAAAACACGCTTTGGGTTAACTGAAAAAGAAGCCCTGGTCGTTTCCGATCATTTACCGGTCTGGGCAGAATTTCATGTTTCGGAAAATGGATTTGCGCGTCAAGCCTCGGCAAGGCAATCTGAAACACGCTGAAAACAACCTGAATTCATCGATCTTCTGAATCGGTTGTATGTAATGTCAATAGACTGATTTCCGGACGGCAGAACAAGCGTAACGGATGAATCCCTGACACACCACGGCTGACGTGCAACACAGTCGAACCACGGGCAAACGTCCCACTTGCATAACGCGTCCCGTGTAAACTCGGCGTAAAGACCGGGCCAATCAAAGGGAAGCGGACCTGCCCGCCATGAGTGTGACCGGCAAGTACCAGGTCATACCCCTGTCGAACAGCCCAATGAAAATTATCGGGGGTGTGACTGACGAGCAAGAGGAAGTCAGACTCTGCTCCACTACCTTCCTCTATAGCTGGTTGCTTGAGTTCCGGATGCGCTCCCATCCAGGGGACTTCGGTTCCCGCCAGTAGCAGCGTGTGTCCTTCATACTCCAAAAGAAATGGCTCAGTAGTCAGATCGATCCAACCTGCTTTCATCAAAGTCTCTCGAATCTGAAGACTATCCTGATGCCAGTCATGATTACCTAGTATAAAAAAACACCCCAAAGGTGCTTGCATCGGGCTCAGTGTGTCGTCCAGCCAGTCGAGACATTTCATTTCGTCTATGAGGTCACCAGCGAAGATAATCAGATCAGGCTCTGTTTCCTGAGCAATCCGACATAGCTCGATAAAATACTCACGTTTCAAAGTACCAGAAAAATGTAAGTCGCTCAAATGCAAGATTCTCAGACCTTCCCAGTTCGCCGGTAGTCGGGGAAGTTCGAATTTTTTCTCCGTGAATTCCACACTAAAAATCTGGTTAAAGGGAAGACCGGCCAGATAATGATAGGGCCCCTCTCCGATCAGATCCTGATTGAGTCGCTGGCGGATGTGGATCAGCTCAGACTGGTGTTCGGTCTGTTGTCGTGGTGGTTTGTAAAGCAGATGGCGAAACCCGGAATACAAGAAGCCCAGAAATCCCAAGGCACACACGAATAGGACAGGCTTCCACCAAAAAGGGAGTTGATTCCAGTCCCCACCTACCAGAACCCCTGGAGTATACAGGCCCACAGAGAGAAAAAGCACTATGGGAAATAGAACCATTAATAGCTCCAGCACATGCCTCAGTCTCTTAAGGCGGACATCGTGTATCGGCAGAGCGTGTGTGCGATTGATGACCACGATCCAGAGCTCAGCATGGCCGACTGATAGCACCAGCAATATCAATCCATTGGCTATTGCTTCCATAATGATCTTTACATAATTCGCTGAAAATAGATCTTAAGATAAGAAAAAAATACGACTGCAGGCGAATCATAGAAGATCGATGCTGGAATGCAAACATAAACGGAACAGCAATCCAGTGTTCACTGGACTTCTGCGTGGTATAATTCTTCAGCAACCGTTAATCTGCTCATGGCGACAACGAATAATTAATTTTGCATGAATGGAACAGGGCCCCGATGGGATACCGAGGACTGCGTGAGTGTGTCAACGACCTGGAACGGACGAACCAGTTAATCCGAATTGAACAAGAGATCGATGCCAATTTAGAGGCGGCGGAAATCCAACGCCGTGTCTATCAGGCAGGCGGCCCTGCCATTTATTTTGCTAATGTGCGAAATTGCAGATTCCCGATGGTCAGTAATCTGTTTGGTACACTCGAACGCACGCAATATATTTTTCGCGATGCCTTAGCGGCTGTGAATCATCTCGTGGAATTAAAAGTAGATCCTTCCCAATTCTGGAAGCACCCCCTGCGCTATCTCGATGTTCCTTTCTCTTTGTTACACATGCTGCCGCGTTCTCGCTCCCGTGGTGCCGTTATTGAAAATCAAATTCAGCTTCAGGACCTGCCCCAACTCCGAAGTTGGCCTGATGACGGTGGCCCTTTTGTCACTCTGCCTCAAGTCTATACAGAATCGCCCAAACGTGGCGGCTTAATGAACTCTAATCTGGGGATGTACCGAATTCAACTGGCTGGAAATGAGTATCAACCGAATCAACAGATCGGACTGCATTACCAGATTCACCGTAGCATTGGTGTTCATCATGCCGAAGCAATTGAAAAAGGAGAGCCTCTGAAAGTCAATATTTTTGTTGGTGGCGCTCCTGCGATGACGCTCTCTG
The Gimesia aquarii DNA segment above includes these coding regions:
- a CDS encoding exonuclease/endonuclease/phosphatase family protein, which translates into the protein MALIPKFKLPFLRSWKSRGLTLLLVSLLGGGMFHFGIKPKQVTNWITDFVSSTISSSTPSDWDSTEIDLPQSENTIRIATFNIQVFGQSKMKKPQVPQILARIIQQFDVVAVQEIRSQDQSFMDEFLSIVNSGNHRYAYLIGPRLGRTASKEQYAYFYNTERIAVNDKWTYTVIDKYDKLHRPPYIAHFQTLSSSSKQPFTFSLINIHTDPDETKQELNVLDDVYRVVSNDGSQEDDVILLGDLNVNDRNLGELGMVPDLMWTVSKTPTNTRKSKQYDNILFSRHRSQEFTGKSGIYDFKTRFGLTEKEALVVSDHLPVWAEFHVSENGFARQASARQSETR
- a CDS encoding metallophosphoesterase, with amino-acid sequence MEAIANGLILLVLSVGHAELWIVVINRTHALPIHDVRLKRLRHVLELLMVLFPIVLFLSVGLYTPGVLVGGDWNQLPFWWKPVLFVCALGFLGFLYSGFRHLLYKPPRQQTEHQSELIHIRQRLNQDLIGEGPYHYLAGLPFNQIFSVEFTEKKFELPRLPANWEGLRILHLSDLHFSGTLKREYFIELCRIAQETEPDLIIFAGDLIDEMKCLDWLDDTLSPMQAPLGCFFILGNHDWHQDSLQIRETLMKAGWIDLTTEPFLLEYEGHTLLLAGTEVPWMGAHPELKQPAIEEGSGAESDFLLLVSHTPDNFHWAVRQGYDLVLAGHTHGGQVRFPLIGPVFTPSLHGTRYASGTFARGSTVLHVSRGVSGIHPLRLFCRPEISLLTLHTTDSEDR